One genomic window of Camelina sativa cultivar DH55 chromosome 5, Cs, whole genome shotgun sequence includes the following:
- the LOC104787102 gene encoding probable aldo-keto reductase 3 isoform X1: MATCEVKRIKLGSQGFEVSVQGLGCMGLTGHYGASKPETDAITLLHHAIHSGVTFFDTSDMYGPETNEILLGKALKDGVREKMELATKFGISYVEGKREIKGDPAYVRAACEASLKRLDVACIDLYYQHRMGELKKLVEEGKIKYIGLSEACASTIRRAHAVHPITAVQLEWSLWTRDVEEEIVPTCRELGIGIVAYCPLGRGFFASGPKLVENLDKDDFRKALPRFQQENLDHNKILFEKVFAMSEKKGCTPGQLALAWVHHQGDDVCPIPGTTKIENLNQNIGALSVKLTPEEMSELESIAQPESVKGERYMATVPTFKNSDTPPLPSWNAA, from the exons ATGGCAACTTGTGAAGTGAAGAGGATTAAGCTGGGAAGCCAAGGCTTTGAGGTATCGGTGCAAGGCCTTGGTTGCATGGGCCTCACAGGTCATTACGGTGCTTCAAAGCCGGAAACTGACGCCATCACTCTCCTCCATCACGCTATTCACTCCGGCGTTACCTTCTTTGACACCTCCGATATGTATGGCCCTGAGACCAACGAAATTCTCCTCggaaag gCTCTCAAGGATGGGGTGAGGGAGAAGATGGAGCTTGCGACCAAATTTGGAATTAGTTATGTAGAggggaagagagagataaaaggAGATCCTGCTTATGTGAGGGCTGCTTGTGAGGCTAGTTTGAAGCGGCTTGATGTTGCCTGCATTGATCTTTATTATCAGCATCGT ATGGGAGAACTGAAGAAGCTGGTTGAAGAGGGTAAAATAAAGTACATTGGTTTGTCTGAAGCTTGTGCCTCAACTATCAGAAGAGCACATGCTGTTCACCCAATAACTGCGGTGCAGTTAGAATGGTCCTTGTGGACCAGAGACGTGGAAGAAGAAATAGTCCCGACCTGCAG gGAACTTGGGATTGGGATTGTTGCTTACTGTCCTCTAGGACGAGGTTTCTTTGCATCTGGACCCAAGCTTGTTGAGAACCTAGACAAGGATGACTTCAGAAAG GCTCTACCAAGATTCCAACAGGAAAACTTAGACCACAACAAGATTCTCTTCGAGAAAGTTTTTGCCATGTCTGAGAAGAAAGGGTGCACTCCTGGACAACTAGCCCTCGCATGGGTTCACCACCAGGGAGATGATGTTTGCCCCATTCCAGGAACCACTAAGATCGAAAACCTCAACCAGAACATTGGAGCTTTATCAGTAAAACTCACTCCCGAAGAGATGTCTGAGCTCGAGTCCATTGCCCAACCAGAGTCTGTGAAAGGAGAAAGATACATGGCCACAGTACCAACATTCAAGAACTCTGACACTCCACCATTGCCTTCTTGGAATGCTGCGTAA
- the LOC104787102 gene encoding probable aldo-keto reductase 3 isoform X3 — protein MATCEVKRIKLGSQGFEVSVQGLGCMGLTGHYGASKPETDAITLLHHAIHSGVTFFDTSDMYGPETNEILLGKALKDGVREKMELATKFGISYVEGKREIKGDPAYVRAACEASLKRLDVACIDLYYQHRVDTRVPIEITLRELKKLVEEGKIKYIGLSEACASTIRRAHAVHPITAVQLEWSLWTRDVEEEIVPTCRELGIGIVAYCPLGRGFFASGPKLVENLDKDDFRKAST, from the exons ATGGCAACTTGTGAAGTGAAGAGGATTAAGCTGGGAAGCCAAGGCTTTGAGGTATCGGTGCAAGGCCTTGGTTGCATGGGCCTCACAGGTCATTACGGTGCTTCAAAGCCGGAAACTGACGCCATCACTCTCCTCCATCACGCTATTCACTCCGGCGTTACCTTCTTTGACACCTCCGATATGTATGGCCCTGAGACCAACGAAATTCTCCTCggaaag gCTCTCAAGGATGGGGTGAGGGAGAAGATGGAGCTTGCGACCAAATTTGGAATTAGTTATGTAGAggggaagagagagataaaaggAGATCCTGCTTATGTGAGGGCTGCTTGTGAGGCTAGTTTGAAGCGGCTTGATGTTGCCTGCATTGATCTTTATTATCAGCATCGTGTAGATACTCGTGTCCCTATCGAAATCACTCTAA GAGAACTGAAGAAGCTGGTTGAAGAGGGTAAAATAAAGTACATTGGTTTGTCTGAAGCTTGTGCCTCAACTATCAGAAGAGCACATGCTGTTCACCCAATAACTGCGGTGCAGTTAGAATGGTCCTTGTGGACCAGAGACGTGGAAGAAGAAATAGTCCCGACCTGCAG gGAACTTGGGATTGGGATTGTTGCTTACTGTCCTCTAGGACGAGGTTTCTTTGCATCTGGACCCAAGCTTGTTGAGAACCTAGACAAGGATGACTTCAGAAAGGCAAGTACATAG
- the LOC104787102 gene encoding probable aldo-keto reductase 3 isoform X2, giving the protein MATCEVKRIKLGSQGFEVSVQGLGCMGLTGHYGASKPETDAITLLHHAIHSGVTFFDTSDMYGPETNEILLGKALKDGVREKMELATKFGISYVEGKREIKGDPAYVRAACEASLKRLDVACIDLYYQHRVDTRVPIEITMGELKKLVEEGKIKYIGLSEACASTIRRAHAVHPITAVQLEWSLWTRDVEEEIVPTCRELGIGIVAYCPLGRGFFASGPKLVENLDKDDFRKALPRFQQENLDHNKILFEKVFAMSEKKGCTPGQLALAWVHHQGDDVCPIPGTTKIENLNQNIGALSVKLTPEEMSELESIAQPESVKGERYMATVPTFKNSDTPPLPSWNAA; this is encoded by the exons ATGGCAACTTGTGAAGTGAAGAGGATTAAGCTGGGAAGCCAAGGCTTTGAGGTATCGGTGCAAGGCCTTGGTTGCATGGGCCTCACAGGTCATTACGGTGCTTCAAAGCCGGAAACTGACGCCATCACTCTCCTCCATCACGCTATTCACTCCGGCGTTACCTTCTTTGACACCTCCGATATGTATGGCCCTGAGACCAACGAAATTCTCCTCggaaag gCTCTCAAGGATGGGGTGAGGGAGAAGATGGAGCTTGCGACCAAATTTGGAATTAGTTATGTAGAggggaagagagagataaaaggAGATCCTGCTTATGTGAGGGCTGCTTGTGAGGCTAGTTTGAAGCGGCTTGATGTTGCCTGCATTGATCTTTATTATCAGCATCGTGTAGATACTCGTGTCCCTATCGAAATCAC GATGGGAGAACTGAAGAAGCTGGTTGAAGAGGGTAAAATAAAGTACATTGGTTTGTCTGAAGCTTGTGCCTCAACTATCAGAAGAGCACATGCTGTTCACCCAATAACTGCGGTGCAGTTAGAATGGTCCTTGTGGACCAGAGACGTGGAAGAAGAAATAGTCCCGACCTGCAG gGAACTTGGGATTGGGATTGTTGCTTACTGTCCTCTAGGACGAGGTTTCTTTGCATCTGGACCCAAGCTTGTTGAGAACCTAGACAAGGATGACTTCAGAAAG GCTCTACCAAGATTCCAACAGGAAAACTTAGACCACAACAAGATTCTCTTCGAGAAAGTTTTTGCCATGTCTGAGAAGAAAGGGTGCACTCCTGGACAACTAGCCCTCGCATGGGTTCACCACCAGGGAGATGATGTTTGCCCCATTCCAGGAACCACTAAGATCGAAAACCTCAACCAGAACATTGGAGCTTTATCAGTAAAACTCACTCCCGAAGAGATGTCTGAGCTCGAGTCCATTGCCCAACCAGAGTCTGTGAAAGGAGAAAGATACATGGCCACAGTACCAACATTCAAGAACTCTGACACTCCACCATTGCCTTCTTGGAATGCTGCGTAA
- the LOC104787104 gene encoding uncharacterized protein LOC104787104: protein MIPMDNYCVPSTSTTGLVFSANSNMNASSGFHLTVNSPASVTGLKHEASLAVDWSVEEQYILEKGLAKFKDEPQVTKYVKIASTLPDKSVRDVAMRCKWMTQKRRKGEEHCAGTTVNYRKVVDLPPKLNMFSTVPQQNATYAMSNMCQSPRMHFEGLSDAVMERLRQNTQAFSQISSNLSASKPQDNTSLFYLAKNNISAILNDMKEMPGIISRMPPLPVSINNDLASSLMMSTTQPRSYIIPSSVYLKKEPRN from the exons ATGATTCCGATGGATAACTATTGCGTACCGAGTACTAGCACGACCGGTTTAGTGTTTTCGGCGAATTCGAACATGAATGCTTCCTCTGGATTCCACCTTACTGTAAATTCTCCGGCTTCCGTTACTGGACTCAAACATGAAGCTTCTTTGGCTGTCGATTGGTCTGTTGAGGAACAGTATATATTGGAGAAAGGTCTTGCAAA ATTTAAAGATGAACCACAGGTTACAAAGTATGTAAAGATCGCATCAACTCTACCAGATAAAAGTGTACGGGATGTAGCAATGAGATGTAAATGGATGACG CAAAAACGGAGAAAAGGTGAAGAACATTGCGCCGGCACTACGGTTAACTATAGAAAG GTGGTGGATTTACCCCCAAAACTGAACATGTTCTCCACCGTGCCGCAACAAAATGCTACATATGCCATGAGCAATATGTGCCAGAGTCCACGCATGCATTTTGAAG GTTTAAGTGATGCGGTTATGGAGCGTCTACGGCAGAATACTCAAGCGTTCAGTCAAATTTCTTCAAACCTTTCTGCAAGCAAG CCACAGGATAACACCAGTCTATTTTATCTGGCAAAAAATAACATCAGTGCCATCTTGAATGA CATGAAGGAGATGCCTGGTATCATAAGCCGGATGCCACCTCTTCCCGTTTCAATTAACAATGATCTTGCAAGCAGTTTAATGATGAGTACTACACAG CCGAGATCATATATCATTCCCTCGAGCGTCTATCTGAAGAAGGAGCCGAGAAACTGA
- the LOC104787105 gene encoding cytochrome B5-like protein, whose protein sequence is MIAVIGLLLGFLISALFLIQGKRRSNGDHQDKKKRSSNEPAEVVKPKSYSKSEVSEHNKRNDCWIIIKDRVYDVTSYVEEHPGGDAILVHAGDDSTDGFFGPQHATRVFDMIEDFYIGQLSQ, encoded by the coding sequence ATGATAGCTGTGATCGGATTGCTTCTGGGTTTTCTAATTTCAGCATTGTTCTTAATCCAAGGAAAGCGAAGATCAAACGGAGATCatcaagacaagaagaagagatctagTAATGAGCCTGCAGAAGTCGTAAAGCCTAAGAGCTATAGCAAGAGTGAAGTCTCAGAACACAACAAAAGGAACGATTGTTGGATCATAATCAAAGATAGAGTCTATGACGTTACTTCTTATGTTGAAGAGCATCCTGGTGGTGACGCCATTCTAGTTCATGCTGGTGATGATTCTACTGATGGCTTCTTCGGACCTCAACATGCTACTCGTGTTTTTGACATGATCGAAGATTTCTACATCGGACAACTTAGTCagtaa
- the LOC104787107 gene encoding glycine-rich RNA-binding protein RZ1B isoform X1: MKDRENDGNLESRIFVGGLSWDVTERQLESTFDRYGKITECQIMVGKDTGRPRGFGFITFTDRRGADDAIKHMHGRELGNRVISVNKAEPKIGGDDADNLPKGGGYSSRGKGSEDECFKCGRPGHWARDCPSTGGDRGRVRDPLPLRSRLGGFDGHRDRYGDRELERERDRDRYLEARRDRDVGRYSYRDRFDGGDKYEPRDHYPMERYAPPGERLVIDRYGMPEHHHHQLENEYRGRERSYDRDRYARDTSDRYGAMGPLRDEGRPYRSRPGPYDRPSRAGGRPSSYERW, encoded by the exons ATGAAAGACAGAGAAAACGATGGGAATCTTGAGAGCAGAATCTTCGTGGGAGGATTGTCTTGGGATGTGACAGAGAGGCAGCTTGAGAGTACTTTTGATCGCTACGGGAAAATCACTGAGTGTCAG ATTATGGTGGGGAAAGACACTGGCCGTCCACGTGGTTTCGGGTTTATTACATTCACTGATCGCCGAGGAGCTGATGATGCAATTAAGCACATGCATGGGAGGGAGTTGGGTAATAGGGTCATTTCAGTGAACAAGGCTGAGCCCAAAATTGGTGGAGACGATGCAGACAATTTGCCTAAGGGTGGAGGCTATTCATCCCGAGGGAAGGGAAGTGAGGATGAGTGCTTTAAGTGTGGACGCCCTGGTCATTGGGCTCGAGACTGCCCATCAACTGGTGGTGATCGAGGACGGGTTAGAGATCCCCTACCGTTGCGCTCTAGACTTGGAGGATTCGATGGACATCGTGATCGCTATGGAGATCGTGAACTAGAGAGGGAGCGTGACCGTGACCGCTACTTGGAAGCACGCCGTGATCGTGATGTGGGACGATATAGCTATAGGGACCGCTTTGATGGTGGAGACAAGTATGAACCTCGTGATCACTATCCGATGGAGAG ATACGCACCACCTGGAGAGCGTTTGGTGATTGATAGGTATGGGATGCctgagcatcatcatcatcaacttgaGAATGAATACCGcgggagagagagaagctatGACAGGGATAGATACGCAAGGGATACAAGTGATAGGTATGGAGCTATGGGACCATTACGCGATGAGGGAAGACCCTACAGAAGCAGACCTGGTCCTTATGACCGTCCTAGCCGAGCTGGAGGCCGACCTTCATCATATGAACGTTGGTAG
- the LOC104787107 gene encoding glycine-rich RNA-binding protein RZ1B isoform X2, whose amino-acid sequence MLYESSNIMVGKDTGRPRGFGFITFTDRRGADDAIKHMHGRELGNRVISVNKAEPKIGGDDADNLPKGGGYSSRGKGSEDECFKCGRPGHWARDCPSTGGDRGRVRDPLPLRSRLGGFDGHRDRYGDRELERERDRDRYLEARRDRDVGRYSYRDRFDGGDKYEPRDHYPMERYAPPGERLVIDRYGMPEHHHHQLENEYRGRERSYDRDRYARDTSDRYGAMGPLRDEGRPYRSRPGPYDRPSRAGGRPSSYERW is encoded by the exons ATGCTATATGAGAGTAGTAAT ATTATGGTGGGGAAAGACACTGGCCGTCCACGTGGTTTCGGGTTTATTACATTCACTGATCGCCGAGGAGCTGATGATGCAATTAAGCACATGCATGGGAGGGAGTTGGGTAATAGGGTCATTTCAGTGAACAAGGCTGAGCCCAAAATTGGTGGAGACGATGCAGACAATTTGCCTAAGGGTGGAGGCTATTCATCCCGAGGGAAGGGAAGTGAGGATGAGTGCTTTAAGTGTGGACGCCCTGGTCATTGGGCTCGAGACTGCCCATCAACTGGTGGTGATCGAGGACGGGTTAGAGATCCCCTACCGTTGCGCTCTAGACTTGGAGGATTCGATGGACATCGTGATCGCTATGGAGATCGTGAACTAGAGAGGGAGCGTGACCGTGACCGCTACTTGGAAGCACGCCGTGATCGTGATGTGGGACGATATAGCTATAGGGACCGCTTTGATGGTGGAGACAAGTATGAACCTCGTGATCACTATCCGATGGAGAG ATACGCACCACCTGGAGAGCGTTTGGTGATTGATAGGTATGGGATGCctgagcatcatcatcatcaacttgaGAATGAATACCGcgggagagagagaagctatGACAGGGATAGATACGCAAGGGATACAAGTGATAGGTATGGAGCTATGGGACCATTACGCGATGAGGGAAGACCCTACAGAAGCAGACCTGGTCCTTATGACCGTCCTAGCCGAGCTGGAGGCCGACCTTCATCATATGAACGTTGGTAG
- the LOC104787108 gene encoding stress response protein NST1-like isoform X2, which translates to MIKRRFYKLEHGDKDSGSDSSCFSSDSDPETEESEESEEEDSVAEVSEDDDDSGDDDESPAAEDDADADDDNSDGDDYGRRLEEMSMSRYLEEPPEEVEENYILGCMIKSKSVYKCRYCPTVVCLNENTMQAHVSSKKHARMEKLVNGGKLRTDDEEVDDPETPSQDNQTKRNKRSQRLSKRSQKQEKGSSTKHGENEEVDDPETPSQIKGNRRARREHKRSQRPEKGSSIKHEDSKDVDDPEAPPQEKQIKENSRTRRQRNRLQKQEKGSTKHGVNKQVEDPEMPPQEKQIEGNSKSRRQQKRSEKQEKSSLTKQGEHEAATQKSRKKRRQTTD; encoded by the exons ATGATAAAGAGACGATTTTACAAGCTTGAGCATGGTGATAAAGACAGTGGATCCGATTCGTCTTGCTTCTCTTCTGACTCTGATCCTGAGACAGAGGAAtcagaagaatctgaagaagaagactctgttGCGGAGGTTTCCGAGGACGATGATGATtcaggagatgatgatgaatcccCAG CTGCTGAAGATGAtgctgatgctgatgatgataacTCTGATGGTGATGACTATGGAAGGAGATTGGAGGAGATGTCAATGAGTCGTTATTTAGAAGAACCACCGGAGGAGGTGGAAGAGAATTATATTCTAGGTTGTATGATAAAATCCAAATCGGTTTATAAATGCAGATATTGTCCAACCGTTGTTTGCTTGAATGAGAACACAATGCAAGCACATGTTTCATCAAAG AAGCATGCTCGAATGGAGAAATTGGTTAATGGAGGAAAACTCAGAAccgatgatgaagaagttgatgatcCAGAGACCCCCTCTCAG GACAATCAGACAAAACGGAACAAAAGATCACAAAGACTGAGTAAGAGATCACAGAAACAGGAAAAG GGTTCATCGACCAAACATGGAGAAaatgaagaagttgatgatcCAGAGACGCCATCTCAG ATAAAAGGAAACAGAAGAGCGCGAAGAGAGCATAAGAGATCACAACGACCGGAAAAG GGTTCATCTATCAAACATGAAGATAGCAAAGATGTTGATGATCCAGAGGCACCACCGCAG GAGAAGCAGATAAAAGAAAACAGTAGAACACGAAGACAGCGTAATAGATTACAAAAACAGGAAAAG GGTTCAACCAAACATGGAGTGAACAAACAAGTTGAAGATCCAGAGATGCCACCACag GAGAAGCAGATAGAAGGAAACAGTAAGTCACGTAGACAGCAGAAGAGATCAGAGAAACAGGAGAAG AGTTCATTGACCAAACAAGGAGAACACGAAGCTGCAACACAaaaatctagaaagaaaagGCGTCAAACTACGGATTGA
- the LOC104787108 gene encoding stress response protein NST1-like isoform X1 yields MIKRRFYKLEHGDKDSGSDSSCFSSDSDPETEESEESEEEDSVAEVSEDDDDSGDDDESPAAEDDADADDDNSDGDDYGRRLEEMSMSRYLEEPPEEVEENYILGCMIKSKSVYKCRYCPTVVCLNENTMQAHVSSKKHARMEKLVNGGKLRTDDEEVDDPETPSQDNQTKRNKRSQRLSKRSQKQEKGSSTKHGENEEVDDPETPSQEKQIKGNRRARREHKRSQRPEKGSSIKHEDSKDVDDPEAPPQEKQIKENSRTRRQRNRLQKQEKGSTKHGVNKQVEDPEMPPQEKQIEGNSKSRRQQKRSEKQEKSSLTKQGEHEAATQKSRKKRRQTTD; encoded by the exons ATGATAAAGAGACGATTTTACAAGCTTGAGCATGGTGATAAAGACAGTGGATCCGATTCGTCTTGCTTCTCTTCTGACTCTGATCCTGAGACAGAGGAAtcagaagaatctgaagaagaagactctgttGCGGAGGTTTCCGAGGACGATGATGATtcaggagatgatgatgaatcccCAG CTGCTGAAGATGAtgctgatgctgatgatgataacTCTGATGGTGATGACTATGGAAGGAGATTGGAGGAGATGTCAATGAGTCGTTATTTAGAAGAACCACCGGAGGAGGTGGAAGAGAATTATATTCTAGGTTGTATGATAAAATCCAAATCGGTTTATAAATGCAGATATTGTCCAACCGTTGTTTGCTTGAATGAGAACACAATGCAAGCACATGTTTCATCAAAG AAGCATGCTCGAATGGAGAAATTGGTTAATGGAGGAAAACTCAGAAccgatgatgaagaagttgatgatcCAGAGACCCCCTCTCAG GACAATCAGACAAAACGGAACAAAAGATCACAAAGACTGAGTAAGAGATCACAGAAACAGGAAAAG GGTTCATCGACCAAACATGGAGAAaatgaagaagttgatgatcCAGAGACGCCATCTCAG GAGAAACAGATAAAAGGAAACAGAAGAGCGCGAAGAGAGCATAAGAGATCACAACGACCGGAAAAG GGTTCATCTATCAAACATGAAGATAGCAAAGATGTTGATGATCCAGAGGCACCACCGCAG GAGAAGCAGATAAAAGAAAACAGTAGAACACGAAGACAGCGTAATAGATTACAAAAACAGGAAAAG GGTTCAACCAAACATGGAGTGAACAAACAAGTTGAAGATCCAGAGATGCCACCACag GAGAAGCAGATAGAAGGAAACAGTAAGTCACGTAGACAGCAGAAGAGATCAGAGAAACAGGAGAAG AGTTCATTGACCAAACAAGGAGAACACGAAGCTGCAACACAaaaatctagaaagaaaagGCGTCAAACTACGGATTGA
- the LOC104787109 gene encoding inactive leucine-rich repeat receptor-like serine/threonine-protein kinase At1g60630 — MTCKTLDSIMISSSFYMFFLLFAVYLISPVRSSSDLEALLSLKTSIDPSNSIPWRRGTDPCNNWEGVKKCINGRVSKLVLENLNLTGSLNYKSLNKLDQLRVFSFKGNYLSASFLNFSGLVNLKSLYLNDNNFSCVFPHSLTSLHRLKTIVLSGNQFSGKIPTSLLRLSRLYTFYVQDNLFSGYIPPLNQTTLRFFNVSNNQLSGNIPPTQVLNQFNESSFTGNIALCGDQVQKSCNDTAGITSTPSAKPAIPIAKRRNRANLIGTIAGSISGGIVILLLLTLLLVCQLQRQKRVKSKRDVRRSKAVVESEGAVAVETEEGTSDQNNNKTFSWERASEEGSVGTLVFLGRDITVVRYTMDDLLKASAETLGRGTLGSTYKAVMESGFIITVKRLKDSGFTRMEEFKRHIEILGRLKHPNLVPLRAYFQAKEECLLVYDYFPNGSLFSLIHGSKASASGKPLHWTSCLKIAEDLAMGLVYIHQNPGLTHGNLKSSNVLLGPDFESCLTDYGLIDLHNYDSVEDTSAASLFYKAPECRDLRKTSTQPADVYSFGVLILELLTGRTSFKDLVHKYESDISAWVRAVREEETELSEELNASEEKLQALLSIATACVAVQPENRPMMREVLKMVKDARAEAVLFSYNSSDHSPGRWSDTVQSLPREDHMSI; from the exons ATGACTTGTAAAACTCTTGATTCCAtcatgatctcttcttctttctatatgttcttcttgttgtttgcTGTCTACTTGATTTCTCCGGTGAGATCATCAAGCGACCTCGAAGCTCTACTGAGTTTGAAAACATCCATTGATCCTTCAAACTCGATTCCATGGAGGAGAGGAACAGATCCTTGCAACAACTGGGAAGGAGTTAAGAAATGCATAAATGGAAGAGTCTCAAAGCTTGTTCTTGAGAATCTGAACCTCACTGGATCACTCAACTACAAGAGTTTGAACAAGTTGGACCAACTTAGAGTTTTTAGTTTCAAAGGCAACTATCTCTCTGCCTCGTTCCTTAACTTCTCCGGTTTGGTCAACCTCAAATCTCTTTATCTCAACGATAACAACTTCTCCTGCGTGTTCCCTCACTCGCTGACGTCTCTACACCGTTTGAAAACCATTGTTCTTTCCGGAAACCAGTTCTCCGGCAAGATTCCTACCTCGTTGCTCCGTCTTTCCCGCCTTTACACGTTTTACGTTCAAGACAATCTCTTCTCCGGTTACATTCCTCCTCTCAACCAAACAACTCTCAGATTCTTCAATGTCTCCAACAACCAGCTCTCTGGCAATATCCCACCAACACAAGTGCTGAATCAGTTCAATGAGTCGTCTTTTACTGGTAACATTGCTCTCTGCGGTGATCAGGTTCAAAAGTCATGCAATGACACCGCAGGAATCACTTCAACCCCATCAGCAAAGCCAGCGATCCCTATAGCCAAAAGGCGGAACAGAGCAAATCTTATTGGAACCATTGCTGGAAGCATCAGTGGTGGAATTGTGATACTTCTTCTGCTCACATTGCTTCTCGTATGTCAGCTACAGAGACAGAAGCGAGTCAAATCCAAGAGAGATGTGAGGAGAAGCAAAGCTGTGGTAGAGTCAGAAGGAGCAGTGGCGGTAGAAACAGAGGAAGGCACCAGTGACCAGAATAACAACAAAACGTTCTCATGGGAGAGAGCAAGCGAAGAAGGATCAGTGGGGACTCTTGTTTTCTTGGGAAGAGACATCACGGTTGTGAGATACACCATGGATGATCTACTCAAAGCTTCTGCGGAAACGTTGGGAAGAGGAACGTTAGGGAGCACTTACAAAGCGGTGATGGAGTCTGGTTTCATCATTACTGTTAAGAGGCTCAAAGATTCAGGGTTTACTCGCATGGAGGAATTCAAAAGACATATTGAGATCCTTGGTAGGCTCAAGCACCCTAACTTGGTGCCTCTCAGAGCTTATTTCCAAGCTAAAGAAGAGTGCTTGCTCGTTTACGATTACTTCCCTAATGGaagtctcttctctcttatccaTG GAAGTAAGGCTTCTGCGAGTGGGAAGCCTCTACACTGGACATCATGTCTGAAAATAGCAGAGGACTTGGCCATGGGTCTGGTCTACATTCATCAGAATCCTGGCTTAACGCACGGGAACTTGAAATCATCTAATGTTTTGTTAGGTCCTGATTTTGAGTCCTGCCTAACGGATTATGGTCTTATTGATCTGCATAACTATGACTCAGTTGAAGACACGAGTGCAGCCTCTCTCTTTTACAAAGCTCCTGAGTGCAGAGACTTACGCAAGACCTCGACACAACCCGCTGATGTCTATAGCTTTGGAGTACTCATTCTTGAGCTTCTAACAGGTAGAACTTCATTCAAGGACCTTGTTCATAAGTACGAGTCTGATATCTCCGCATGGGTGCGTGCGGTGAGAGAGGAAGAGACTGAATTAAGTGAGGAGCTGAATGCTTCTGAGGAGAAACTTCAGGCGCTTTTGAGCATAGCGACAGCTTGCGTGGCTGTTCAGCCTGAAAACCGTCCTATGATGAGAGAGGTGTTGAAGATGGTGAAGGATGCAAGGGCCGAAGCAGTACTGTTCTCATATAACAGCAGCGATCATTCGCCTGGGAGATGGTCCGATACAGTTCAAAGCTTGCCGAGGGAGGATCATATGAGCATTTGA